The genomic window GCGATCGCCCCTGGCCTGCATATCCTGCAGGGCTTCCCGAGTGCAGATGCAGAGGGCCAGCACATTCACCTCCAGCATCTCTCGCCAGGCCTCGGTGTCGCCGGTCATTAAGGGTGCGTTGTGCCCTAGCCCAGCATTGTTCACCAAAATATCCACACCGCCCCACTGGTGGCGCAGGCTGGCAAACATCTGGAGAATGTCCGACTCTTGGCGAAGGTCAACGGTCTGGGCCAGCACCTCCGCTCCACTCTGCCGTAGGTCAGTTGCCAACGCGTCTAGGCGATCGCTGCGCCGGGCACAGATCGCCACCCGACAGCCGTCCGCCGCCAACCGCCGTGCCAACGCTGCGCCGATGCCGCTGGATGCACCGGTGACCAACGCCACTTGTCCTGCTAGAGATGACTCCAT from Candidatus Obscuribacterales bacterium includes these protein-coding regions:
- a CDS encoding SDR family NAD(P)-dependent oxidoreductase, coding for MESSLAGQVALVTGASSGIGAALARRLAADGCRVAICARRSDRLDALATDLRQSGAEVLAQTVDLRQESDILQMFASLRHQWGGVDILVNNAGLGHNAPLMTGDTEAWREMLEVNVLALCICTREALQDMQARGDRGHIVHISSMSGYRVPSISGLYSGTKFAVRSLTEGLRQELRAAGSSIRISSISPGYVETEFAAKYHQDAQKAQATYDQFPVLSPDDIANALEYLLTQPPHVQVHDILLRPTQQGN